AAGGGGGTCACAAATTCGGTTCGGATTCCACCTTTACCATCAATTTCCGGCACAGCCGCTTCGGCTTTGACCTTTGGAAAGACTACAAAGATTGGAAACTTTTCGGAAAATTCGAGATGGACTTCTATACCCAGAGCCATGGGGAAGACACCCTGCCCTGGAACCCCAATCACTCCCCCCTCCGGGCCCGGCGGGTTTTTGTGGGGGTAAGGAAGGGAACCTGGCAGCTTCTTGCCGGGCTCGACTGGATGACCATTTCCCAGCTCTATCCTCATCTCTCGAACTTTCCTTCCGGAACTTTTATGGGCAACATAGCCTATCGTATGCCCCAGGTACGTCTTTCCAAATGGTTCAAGGTGGGGGAAGGGACCTTAAAGTTTGAAGGGGCGCTGGAGAAGCCCTACGGCTTTCCGCGTATGGAGGGGATCATCTGGGATGAGGATCCCTCCAATCGGGCCGGCTATCCCGGTTTTGAAGGCCGCATTTCTTACACCACCAAGATCTGGGGCCAGCCGGCCCTGGTGGCGCTATGGGGACATTACTCCGAAGAGGAGTATGATACCGTAGACGGCGTGGAGGACGCCGATAGCTATTCCCTGGGGCTGGAGGCCAAGTTTCCCCTTCCGCTTCCCTTTGCCCGCAAGGCCTTCCTTTTGGGAGAGCTCTGGAGCGGACGCAACCTCGATGGCTACTACACCGGCGGGGTCAATCAGGGGACGCGTTTTCGGCTAGATAACGGTCGCTACGTTACTGACCTCCGATCGAAATACACCGACGGGGGGCATATCCTGGATGTAGATGAAATTGATGCTGTAGGAGGGTATGTGGAGCTTGAGGTCTTCTGGAGTC
This portion of the Thermosulfurimonas marina genome encodes:
- a CDS encoding FtsB family cell division protein, with amino-acid sequence MRRELLFVLFIGLLVAPLAGGWASSGDEDLRAMVQQLLREVQELKKENAQLKSEIEKLKSQRPPAPAEALVTAPSSKKHSFFSKGGYGARPSGIDFYGFLKADVVWQDANAVGDEYVLWVLPEHNTKGGHKFGSDSTFTINFRHSRFGFDLWKDYKDWKLFGKFEMDFYTQSHGEDTLPWNPNHSPLRARRVFVGVRKGTWQLLAGLDWMTISQLYPHLSNFPSGTFMGNIAYRMPQVRLSKWFKVGEGTLKFEGALEKPYGFPRMEGIIWDEDPSNRAGYPGFEGRISYTTKIWGQPALVALWGHYSEEEYDTVDGVEDADSYSLGLEAKFPLPLPFARKAFLLGELWSGRNLDGYYTGGVNQGTRFRLDNGRYVTDLRSKYTDGGHILDVDEIDAVGGYVELEVFWSPKLVTHFGWGIDNPDDSDLEGVRGARLQQQMYYANFLYRFTKEFAVGGEYMYIDCDYRKSDGDDGELNRFMGSFYYFF